In Odocoileus virginianus isolate 20LAN1187 ecotype Illinois chromosome 12, Ovbor_1.2, whole genome shotgun sequence, the DNA window gtctcgcacacacacacatatacacacatgggtctcacacacacacacgggtctcccacacatacacacacacacacacacacacgggtctcacgcacacacacacacacacacgggtctcacgcacacacacacacatacacacatgggtctcacacacacacacatacacacatgggtctcacgcacacacacacacacacacacacacatgggtctcacgcacacacacacacatacacacatgggtctcacacacacacacatacacacatgggtctcacgcacacacccacacatacacacttgggtctcgcacacacacacatatacacacatgggtctcacgcacacacacacacacacatgggtctcacgcacacacacacacatacacacatgggtctcacgcacacacacatacacacatgggtctcacacacacatacacacagaaacacacaatcacacatacacacacatatacatgggtctcacacacacacacacatccaagggtctctctctcacacacacaccctcataaTAAACATAGTAAGAGCAGCCGCCACCTCCACCCTCCTCCAGAACGTCCTCATCTTCCCACACTGATGCTCTGTCTCCCTTAAACACAagctccctgtcccctccccaggctctgggAACCACCCTTCTTGTGCTTTCAGGGTCTACGATTTTGATTTCTCTAGGGACcgtgtattcctgcctgggaattccatggacagaggagcctggtgggctagagtccagggggtcccaaagagttggacacgactgggtgtgCACACGTGCGCATACATACATGGaccttgtataagtggaatcagaTGGAATCCATCCTTTTCAAAGCACTTTGTAAACTGAAAAGTGCTCCACCCACAACATGTATAAGAGATGACTGCTGTTATTACATGTATTATTATCACTACTGCAGCTGGCCCATCGGGTGTGCCTCGGGGGAAACCATCAACCACgaagaaatgaatgaatcccTGATGCCATCAACTGCCATTTTTCAATGTTTGTGTTGCAACTCATAGAGGTTGTAGAACCAATGCAGTCGGAAGCAGCCGGCACCCTGCAACAGCGAAGTCGTGCAGGACAGACGGAGACCAGAGAGCGTCCGTGCTCGGGGAGGGCGGCGGGTTTGTGGGGTCCTGCCTCAGTCACCCTAATACATCAGTATGCTCTGGATAGTGGCGGGAAATGGAGGACCTTTGGAGAACGTGGTTCTAATCCAGTGTTTGTAGGAAACGAAACTCATTGTTCACACTCGCACTTCAAGCTCGTGTTGAAACCACTCCGTGCTTCAGGTCCCGATGGTTTCTCCATCATCGTGACACTCTCCCCAGGGGCCCCCAGAGTGAACTTCATGAAGGCCACGTGCCCTCGTGGTCAGGCCGCCCCAGACGCCCTGTCGGCACCTGCCTAGTGCAGTGACGGGATGCTGTGACAGGTACGCTGACTTCCCCCATGTGACCGGGAGTTCATGAAGGTGAGGTCAGGCTCCACAGACCACGGGACTTTGCTTGGATCCCTGTGTTCCACATGCACTGACCAGGAGTCTGCAAGGGCCTGATACTGAATTATGAGACCTCACAGTTCTTGAGGATATGGGCTAGGCTCTGAATAGTAATGGGGTGTGGTCACCCTAACAGCCACCATGCAGGGTATGGGGGAGCCCCTGGGGTCCCCGACCCAGTCCAGCTTCTCCCCACTGTGGTGCCTGGCTCACTCCAGCCTGGGACCTAAGCTCCTCGCACTTGGGGGCTGGGTATTCCCCGGGGTCCCAGGCGGAAGCTggtccctcccagccccctgggTGGGTGTGACACTCCCCCGCTGCCCAGGGAAGTGGTGGTTCCCCCAGGACAGCCCTAGGTCTTGGGGACAAGAAGGGGCTATCCCTCCATTCAGGGACCCCCAGCTACACCCCACCCgccctgtgccctctgcctggccGCTGCTGCAGACCACGTATCCCCTGGTGGCCATGGCCGGAAGTGCGCATCTGGCTGGACCCCGGGGACCCTGGGGGGTGAGTGGCTGAGAAGCATCTTCAGAGCATCAGCTGCTGGACCACACACGCAGCTTAAGTGTAAGTGTCCTAACAAGGGAGGCCTAAGCAGAGGACACGGGCGCGGAAGTGCTCTTCCTCGTGCTGGGGGCGCCAGGGAACCTGTGAAGATGCGGGTCAGACTCAGCAGGTCTACAGCGGACATGTGGCACTTTtcaaagctcccaggtgatgctgggcGCTGCCAGCCCAGGGGTGCCAGGCACTGCACCCTGGTGGTGGTCCCCCGGGACAGCTCTGAGGTCCGCAGAGCTGACGCCGAGCTCGAAGCTGCTGCGTCTCTGGGCCTCTGGGTCGAGGACGTGCTAATGAGATGCCGGGAAGGACAGGAGGTGTCTGATTTGAGGGACTTTTCCAGACCGCCCCCAGTTGGACGGCAGCCACTGGGAGTGGAGGGGTCAAGGTCAGCCTGTGAGGACCAccaccctcccagccccactTCCGTCTCCGTGGTCCATGCAGAGTCTGGTGGACTAGAACCTGTCGCGACTTCCGGCCCGGGCGCCACCGTGCCTTGAGGGAGGGAAACAGCTTTCACGTTGCCTTTTAAcggctttctttctattttaattttgagtGAGTGGTATAAGGTGGGTTGTGTTTTCCTGAATTTCTCCTGAATGTTTCTTCTCTTGGGACAGTGAAGTGTTAGGGGCTCTGGTCACATGGATGGTTTCAAATGCTTCTCATTCTTGTCCTCTTTTTCCATCCAGGGTGTTTTAAATCATTAATCTTTTAAAGAAGACACTCATACGTgttgtgctagtcgctcagtcgtgtccgactctgcaaccccagggactgtggcctgacaggctcctctgtccgtgggattctccaggcacaaatgctggagcgggctgccatttccttctccaggggatcttatcaatctagggagtgaacccaggtctcttgcattgtaggcagattctttaccagctgagctacacacacacacacacacacacacacactgggatgTTACTTAGctgtaaaaaaagaataaactaatgccattttcagcaacatggatggaccatcATACTGAGGTAactcagacagagacaaatatcatactttatcacttctatgtggaatcgaAAAAAAGTATACAGATGGTTTGTATACATAACAAAAACAGACTCGCAGACACGAGAGCAGCCTTATGGCTATCAAAGGGGAAATGTGATGGAGGGCGAAGTTAGAGTTTGGTATTGACATATGCACACTGTTGGATACAGATGATTAATGGGgaccctggtgactcagaggtttaagtgtctgcctgcaatgcgggagacctgggttcaatccctgggtcaggaagatcccctggagaaggaaatggcaacccactccagtattcttgcctggagaatcccatggacggaggagcctggtaggctacatggggtcgcaaagggtcggacacgactgaacgacttcactcacTGTAaatgtagcacagagaactctgctcaatattctgtaagaacctaactgggaaaagaacttgaagaagaacggatatgtgtgtaactgaaccaTTTGGCTCTACACCTGAAGCTGACCCAACACTAAATCAATgacactccaaaataaaataaaaattaaatcaataataaaaaagatgaatggcaaaactaaaaataaaggaaaaacaacaacaataaagatcCATACACCaacaatttttttataaaatcatcATCTTTCAGAGAACCAGCTGAAGTGAAGGTGACTTGGCCCAAATGTTTTAAAGGCAAAACTGAATGAGCTGTTTAGGACGCACCGTCGTTTGTGCTTAGGCCCTGACTTGAAAGGCCTTGCACTGCCCGAAGACAGAAAAACTTACCACGGTCGTGGTGGATTTAAACACCTCAGTGTCTTATCTCTGTGAACAATGATGGTGCTCACAGTTGGAGGATGCTAGCACACTGACTTGTGATTTTCAACGACTGGTAAATAAAGGGGGGAAAGATCAGACATTTATCCTGGTTTTACTATAGGAAAGCCCTGGGGCGCCTCAATCATTGATGAGGGGACATGTCCCTCCCAGTCCTGCTGCAGTGAAAGTATCTTCATTTCACATCCTGTCGTGAACGGTGTGCACATCACAAAAAGGCAGTGTCGGATGAGACTCTGCGCTCAAGGGCCTCTGAATGTTAATCCCACCCGGCCTCTTTGAGCGAGGTCACCCGCCCCAGCTCGACTTGCCAGCCCCCGTCACAGCCACACAGACCTCGGTGTGCGTGCAGAGCCCTTGCGCTTCACCACGTCTGATAGGTAGGCTCCTTCCCGCCAGACCCCTGGGTCCTCCTCAgatcccctccccaggcctcaacGTCTAACTCGGGTCAGAATGCCTGGGCCCTGGCTTTCAGTACCACTGCTGACGTGTCCCAGCCGGCTGGATTCTGCATTTCTGGGTCAGACTTGGGAGCGGGATGATGGAGGAACCAACAGGAACCTctgctctctgggtttcttgctGTGACTCTGAATCCCGGAATCACAGAGGACGGAAGCGAGAGAAGGGCTGGTTACAAGCAAGAGACAGAGCTCTTTGGGGACCACCTAGCTGGCCTCTAGAAACCAGGGCCTGGTGGTCCATGACCAGAGGCAAAGTTCTGATGCAGGAAGAACTCAGTGCATTTCAGAGAGCGGAAGCCCAGTCAGTtgagtcgctcggtcgtgtctgactctttgcgaccccatggactgcagcacgccaggcttccctgtccttcaccatctcctgaagcttgttcaaactcatgtccatccagtcagtgatgccatccagccacctcatcctctgctgtccccttctcctcccaccttcaatctttcccagcatcaaggtcttttcaaatgagttgagtcttcgcatgaggtggccaaagtattggagcttcagcttcagcatcagtccttccaatgaatattcagggctgatttccactaggatggactggttggatctcttgtagtccaagggactctcaagagtcttctccaactccacagttcaaaggtCTGATGCAGGAAGCAAAGCACCCAGGGGCAAAGGTCTGATGCGGGAAGAACTCAGTGCATTTCAGACAGTAGAAGCCCAGAGGGGGCTGGGAACCGGCCTGAGCTGAGATAAATGGTTGTACAGGAGactcaggacacacacacacagacacatacacacctacacacacacagacacacatacacacacagatacacagacacagacacacacatacacacacagatacacacagagatacacacacatatacacacacatacacatacacacacacacacacacacacacacacacacacacacacacacggagggGCTGCCCCGGAGGGTCTTTTCAGTCTTGAGCAATGGACGTTCTCAGCCCAGTTTGGAGTCAGGGGAGACGGTTCACCTGGCACCTCTCGGGATGGCAGACGTGTCCACCTGTGTGGACATGGGTGTACAGGGTGCCTCTCTGCAGGGCACACGTGGACCCCGCTCCTCGGGGCTCGGGGTGCAGACGTGGGCCAGAGTAGCAGGAACCCACTGTTTCCTCTTCACCCAACAAGCCCATTGGCGAGGACGTACCCTTGCCCACGGGGTTTCTGGGGTCCTGAGGGGCTGGTACCCTGGAGTCCACAGGCACAAGTGGCCTCAGGCTGCCTTGCTCACCCCACCAAGTGTGGTCTGGCTGGAACCTGGAGGCGGGAACGAGTGTTTCTCCAGAGCAGGGTCAGCAGAGCACGGCCCAAGCGCCACAACCAGCCCGGCCCCGTCTTGCTTCTGTAAACCAAGTTTAACAGGAAGCAGTCATGCCCGTGCGTTCACAGAGGGTCTGTGGCTACTTCTGAGCTCTCAGGACAGAATTAAGTAGTTGCCACAAAGATTATATGGCCTAGAAAACCAAAACTAGTTCCCATCTGTGCCATTTACAGAGAACACTTCCTCTCACCTGGCCCAGGGTATCTCGGTTGGGGCGATTTTGCCTCCTTGGGGACCTTCGGCGATGCCTGGGGACGTCTGTGGTTGTCATAACTACAGACGGGAGGCTGTTTGGgtggtggaggccagggatgctgctggaCCCCCTAGAGGGCACAGGCCAGCTCCCCATGGCACAGAAATATCTGGCCCAGCACGGGACCGCGTCCACACACATCCCTGGGCACTACTCTCCTCCCCGGAGGGCCAGCAAATGTGTTTTATAAGCTGCTTACCCTGTGCACAATCAGGTGACCACAGCGTGTCCTGTCCTTGGCAGGTGCACCCCCAAGGGGCCATGTCAGACACCTGCCCCGGAAGACCCACAAGCCCAGGGGCTCTGGCCAAGCAGACCATGGCGAGCCAGTCTCCTGGGACCTTCACCCCAGCTGGTTCTCAGGTGCATTCCACTCATTCTGATGGCTCACAAAGCATCCCGGGCCTCCTCCGAACCAATTCAGACCACTCGGCGGAACAACCTCCCAAGACGCAAGCACCTTTAATCCCCAAATCCACCCTCCAAGGGGGTTCACAGGAGCGTCTTCTGGCCCTGGGCAGCCCACCACCCCAGCCTCCTTGCCCACACCCCCAACCCGTGGGGATGCAGCCCTTCGGCCTTTAGTGCAAGGGGAGCGTGTCCCGGGGGGCCCCGGGGCCCTGGGAGCCCGGAGTGGCTAGCTCCcgttcttccctctcctctctctgcatcTCCCGCCTCCGCCCTATGCCCAGGGCCCCCACAGCACAGATATAGACAGCCTCGTCCTCGGCCTGCAGCCCAGCGATGCTCAAATACCCCGTGTTCTTGGCCAGGTCTTTGGAGCCGGAGAAGCGAGGGGGGACGTTGGGGCCCTGCCTCTTGTCCGAGTGGGAGAAATATCTCAGCAGGAATCTCGGGGGGTGGCCAGGCTTCTGCTGGTACCAGTAGATGCTGTGGAGGCCGATGTCATGGTCGCCGCGCACAGTGCAGGCCAGGCGGACGGTGTCTCCCAGGAACGAGGCCATGGAAGGTGGCTGACTCAGCACAGGCTGAGGGCTGCCTCCTGGGGACACAGAGGTGGGTGGGCACCGGGGCAGAGCAGGGCGTGGGAAGGGGCCGGGAGCCGCGAGCTCTGGGGCTTCTCACCTGTGCAGTGGACCAGGAGCCCCAGGAGGACGAGGACCCAGGACATCGTGCGGCGGAGCAGAGGTCTGCCCCCAGTGTGCGCAGAGCCCCCGGGTCCTCGCGGGGCAGGGCCAGCCCCCCCCCTtccgccctcctccccacctcccagaggTGGGGCCTTGGCACGCCTGGCTCCCTCCCAGTGGCCATCCCAAACTTCCCTGGGTTTGTGATGCCGGTCGAGGGGAGCGGCCATGTGCTGGCCCTTGTGGCTCCTGCCTTAACCCAGGGGAAGCGTTGATGGAGGAAGCACCTGCATGGGGCTCACAGACCAGTGCCCAGGAGGCCAGGAGGCCCTGAGGGAACGACTCCGCATCCCCCAAAGGGAGCTGAGCACCTCGGAGTAAGCTTCTGGTGCACACTTGTGTGTGGGGGGAGCCGGGAAGAGGGGACAGGTCCTCATGGTGGGCAACCCCTGCTGGGGGCTGCAGAAGGTGTAGGGGCCCTGGGTGAGGGTCCGCTCCGTCCCCTCCCATGCCCCTAGCATGCCCCGCCGCCTCCAGACCCAGCCGCTGTCCCCCTGGAGTGAACCCGGAGTGACTAGCAGCTCCTGAAAAGGAAGCATCTGGACGGGCTTTCAGGAGGGGGCAGAGGTAGCCTCAGCCACTCCAGCTCTGTCCCAGGCCTCTGCCCCTTGTCCTCATGGGGGTCTCcccagggagtgggggaggaggcGTCTGTGAGCTTGGTGGCCCTGGGGGTCCACTCCTGCCTGTGGGTCCTTGGGTCCATAAATGAGATGCTGTGCGTGGACCACGGTGTGTATAGTAGAGAAACGGCTACTCCTTGTCCCTGGTTCCTGGGAGGCAGCCTCTAAATCCAGCGCTTGTTATTCAGGGGGGCCCCTGAGTTTATACTAATGGGTGATTCGTGAAGGATGCTGGCCATGAGGAAAGCCCCACCCAGCGATGGGACGATGCGAGCTTTGAGCTGAGCTCCCAGGACGGGGAGGGGTCTGGAGACCCAGTCCATCAGAGAGCCAGTGGTCCCCGCAACTGTCCTGAGGAATGTAATCCCAGTGGCCACCGAGATTCAGGTGAGCCTCCCAGGCCATTTGGTCAGAAATATAGGTGGACTGGGGATAGCTGAGTTTGTAGCTGGTGTCTGAAATGAgggatgggttttttttttgggggggggtcgcGTCCTTAATTTGTGCAAGTTGCCCTAAACTCCACGTAGCCAGGGTCAGAATCAGATGGTAGGatttccttgatggtccagtggttaggaactcacctgccagtaCAGAGGACAAGGGCTTGGTCCCTGGTGTGTGAAGGTTCCACACGCCCTGGGgctgttgtagccacgcgttgttctgggaaacaaactcactcagaaggacaacgcagatagtggagtgcagtttattacaccggcgggcccaaggcagagtctcctcttagccaaggaccccgatcAGTGTTTGTGAAAACCTTGTATACCCTGAGTGTATAAGGTttcctgaaactagtctgaataaaggaaaaagaaagacacaatcaaagttaacccgtgatcatatgccttaagcctaggtagttaacagtggacaattatcaataggcctgtggtcataccccaataagcataacagcatgtatgattctattcggttacacagataattagggtactCTTTTAGGCatggagagccctggggctccTCCTTCCGGGGGCCTGGTTTTTCCGTTGgtgtgtcgtttccatagatactgggcatatagctccaagtccacagtccggcccaagatgagtcctgctttcaagatggagcctgttctgtttcctccttcagggcaaCTAAAGCCACAGCGCCACAGCTACTGCGCCGCAACCACTGAAGGCGGAGGCCACTGCAAGAAGCCTGGGCAAGGCAGCCAAGGGGCACCCTCCACccccgcaactagagaggccCTGCACCGCCAAGagagcacaaccaaaaataaacaaactgtacACATTCTCCTTAAAGAAAGGTGTTAAAATAAAGCCACGAAAATTCTTTTAAATCTCCCATAAACCCATTACTCTAACACAaaaggttgtttttattttccagataGGTTTTACATTAGCTCACCCACGCATTCCACAATGTTTACAGCATTCAAAGAAGCCTGCTATACACGCATCGGTAGTTTTTAGTTTATTAGTAGTAGATACGTCTTCATGCTTATCATCCAGTTTTCCTCCTTGTAGGTAATTGTCATTATTGCCTCCCCGCGGCGGGGGAAGAATGAGATGGAAGGTTTTGGAGGGGAACCCCTGTGACTCCGCGTGCTAGGGCCGACTGGAGGATCCGCCCCGGAACTCCGGAGCTTCAGAACCCACATGTGCCAGCGTGCGGCGCcggagggcgggggagggggatgggacaGGGGAACGCTGTCCGGGCACGGACCCGGAAGCAGATATCGACAGATCCGGAAGCAGATGGAGACTGACCCGGAAGCAGATGGCGGTGGGCCTCCAGGAGCGGGAGGCTGGACGCAGGTGAGTGGCAGGGCGCTCTGCGATTTGGGGCGCGGGTCCAGCCCCGTGGCTGGGCGCCGGTGCCGGGCCGGCTCAACAGTCTCGGCTCCTCCTC includes these proteins:
- the VPREB1 gene encoding immunoglobulin iota chain isoform X1, giving the protein MSWVLVLLGLLVHCTGGSPQPVLSQPPSMASFLGDTVRLACTVRGDHDIGLHSIYWYQQKPGHPPRFLLRYFSHSDKRQGPNVPPRFSGSKDLAKNTGYLSIAGLQAEDEAVYICAVGALGIGRRREMQREEREERELATPGSQGPGAPRDTLPLH
- the VPREB1 gene encoding immunoglobulin iota chain isoform X2; this encodes MASFLGDTVRLACTVRGDHDIGLHSIYWYQQKPGHPPRFLLRYFSHSDKRQGPNVPPRFSGSKDLAKNTGYLSIAGLQAEDEAVYICAVGALGIGRRREMQREEREERELATPGSQGPGAPRDTLPLH